The Streptomyces sp. NBC_00510 genomic interval CCGTCCTGGCCAGCACCGAGTTCATCGACCTGCCCGGCTTCGTCCTGCGCCCGCTCACCGGCCCCGTACCGCTCGCCCCCGTCTCCATGGTGTGGCGGCGCGGACTGCGCCACCCCGCACTGGACGCCCTGCTCCGCGCCGCGCGCCGGCTCGCCGCGGAGGACGACTGGCTCACCGTGCCGGACGGCGCCTGGCTGCCGGAGCCGGACGCCCGCGTGATGGCGCCCCCGGCGCTCACACCGGGCCCGCGCACCGGGTGAGAGCAAGGTTGCGTGGCGGTCACCTCAGGCCATCGGGAGGAAACGCGCCGTTCCTACCGTCGTGGGCATCACCCGACGAGCGACATCAGGGCCTGGAGGCGTCATGACTGCCGCGAGCACCACAGCACGCAAGGGCGGCCGCTGGATCGAACGGTGGGACCCCGAGGACGAGGGGTCCTGGGAGAACGGCGGCCGGCGCGTCGCCCACCGGAACCTGCTCTTCTCCGTCCTGTCCGAGCACGTCGGCTTCTCCGTCTGGACGCTCTGGTCGGTCATGGTGCTCTTCATGGGCCCGGAGTACGGCATCGACCCCGCCGGGAAGTTCTTCCTGGTCGCCATGGCCACGGCGGTCGGCGCCCTGGTCCGCGTCCCGTACACCTTCGCCGTCGCGCGCTTCGGCGGCCGCAACTGGACTGTCCTCAGCGCGCTCATGCTGCTGCTGCCGACGATCGCCGCCGCCGTCGTCATGGAGCCCGGCACCTCCTACGGCACCTTCCTCGCCGTCGCCGCGCTGACCGGGGTCGGCGGCGGCAACTTCGCCTCCTCCATGACCAACATCAACTCCTTCTTCCCGCTCCGGAAGAAGGGCTGGGCGCTCGGCCTCAACGCGGGCGGCGGCAACATCGGCGTGCCGGTCGTCCAACTGGTCGGCCTGCTGGTCATCGGCACGGCCGGCGCCGGCCACCCGCGGCTGCTGCTCGCCGTCTACATCCCGCTCATCGTGGTCGCCGCCACGCTCGCGGCCCTGTACATGGACAACCTCGCGCCCGTGCGGAACGACACCGGCGCGGCCGCCCTGGCGGTGAAGGACGCCCACACCTGGATCATGTCCTTCCTCTACATCGGCACCTTCGGGTCCTTCATCGGCTACAGCTTCGCCTTCGGGCTCGTCCTGCAGAACCAGTTCGCCCGCACCCCGCTGCAGGCCGCGTCCGTCACCTTCGTCGGCCCGCTGCTCGGCTCGCTGATCCGCCCGGTCGGCGGGCGGCTCGCCGACCGCTTCGGCGGCGCGCGGATCACCCTGTGGAACTTCCTGGCGATGGCCGCCGCCACCGCCGTGATCGTCCTCGCCTCGGCACAGAAGTCCCTGGCGCTGTTCTCCGGCGCCTTCGTCGCCCTGTTCATCCTGACCGGCCTCGGCAACGGCTCGACGTACAAGATGATCCCGGGCATCTACGCCGCCAAGGCCGCGGCCAAGGGCCTGACCGGCGAAGCCGCGGCCTCCTACGGACGCCGGCTGTCCGGCGCCGCGATGGGCCTGATCGGTGCCGTCGGCGCGCTCGGCGGCCTCGGCATCAACCTCGCGTTCCGGCAGTCCTTCCTCACCCGGGGCACCGGCACCCCGGCGTTCGTCACCTTCCTGGCCGTCTACGCGGTCTGCTTCGCGGTCACCTGGGCCGTATACCTGCGCAGGCCCGCGCCGGCCCCCGCCCCGGCGGCCGTGCCCGGTGCCGGGGCCGAGCCGGAGCCGCGGCTCTCCTACGCGGAGGTGTAGCCCCGGCGAACTGCGTAACAACGGGGAAATGCCGGTGAACCCGGACCGTCACCGGGGCTTGGAACCATGCGCGCAACGGGGCGCGCGACTCCGGGACCCGGGACGGTCCCGGCCTCCGTTGCACGTGTACCTCCGGCGGAGCGAGGCAGAGCCATGCAAGTGCGACACCCAGACGTCCTCCCCTTGGCGGGCTTCACGGTCGGCGTCACCGCGGCCCGCCGCGCCGACGAACTGTGCGCCCTCCTCGAACGGCGCGGCGCCGTCGTGATGCGGGCCCCCGCGCTGCGGATCGTCCCGCTGCCGGACGACACCGAACTGCTCGCCGCGACCAAGCGGCTGCTCGACCGCGGCCCCGACGTCGTGGTGGCCACCACGGCGATCGGCTTCCGCGGCTGGATCGAGGCCGCCGACGGCTGGGGGCTCGGCGAGCCCCTGCTGGAACGGCTGCGCCACGTCGAACTGCTCGCCCGCGGCCCCAAGGTGCGCGGCGCGATCCGCGCGGCCGGGCTCAGGGAGTCCTGGTCGCCGGCGTCCGAGTCGATGGCGGAGGTCCTCGACCGCCTGCTGGACGAGGGCGTCGACGGCCGGCGCGTCGCCGTCCAGCTGCACGGGGAGCCGGTGCCCGGCTTCAGCGAGGCACTGCGCGCGGCCGGCGCGGAGGTCGTGAGCGTCCCCGTCTACCGCTGGATGCCGCCGGAGGACCTGGGCCCGGTCGACCGGCTCATCGACGCGGCCGTCGCGCGCGGACTGGACGCGGTCGCCTTCACCAGCGCCCCCGCGGCGGCCTCGTTGCTGGACCGGGCCGACCGCCGGGGCCTGCGCGGCGAACTCCTCGACGCCCTGCGCCACGACATCCTCCCGGCCTGCGTGGGCCCCGTCACGGCGCTCCCCCTGCAGGCCCACGAGGTGCCCACCGCCCAGCCCGAACGCTTCCGCCTCGGGCCGCTCGTCCAGCTGCTCGCCGCGGAGCTCCCGGGGCGGGTGCGTCCCCTCCCCGTCGCCGGACGGCGCCTGGAGATCCGCGGCCACGCGGTCGTCGTCGACGGGGAGCTGCGCGCCGTCCCCCCGGCCGGGATGGCCCTGCTCCGCGCCCTCGCCCGGCGCCCCGGGTGGGTCGTCTCCCGGGCCGACCTGCTCCGGGTGCTGCCGGGGGCGGGGCGCGACGAGCACGCCGTCGAGACGGCGATGGCGCGGTTGCGGGCGGCGCTGGGGGTGCCGAAGCTCATCCAGACGGTGGTAAAGCGGGGGTACCGGCTTGCGCTCGATCCGGCTGCGGACGCCAAGTACGCCTCCGCGTGACCCGGGGTCGTGGTTGCGGCCGGTGGTTGTGTGCGGGTTGTCTGCGCCTGCGGCGGGCGGGGAACCCCCAACAGCAACCACCACGCACCCGCACGGGGCGACGCGGGGTACCCCGGACGCTTCGGGGGGCACTTGCCGAGTGGGCGGGAAACGCCTGGTTGGCGTACGGTGACAGGCTGCCCCGTACGCCGGGGCGGCGCGCGCGGCGCGTGACGTACGGAAGTGGAAGAAGGGGGTCCTGCGTGGCAGCGGTCCGGGACACGGAGATCGCAGTCGAGCAGACGCATCTGGACCGGGTGTACGACCGGCTCGAGGAGAAGATCCACGAGGCGGAGTTCCTCATGGACGACGCCGTCAAGCGCGGCCAGGTCGGCACGCCGGGCGCGCTGGCGGAGCGCGACGCCCAGGTGTTCCGGGCGGGGCTGCACCTGAACCGGCTGAACGCGGAGTTCGAGGACTTCCTCTTCGGCCGGATCGACCTGCTGCTGGGCAAGGACGGCAAGAAGGGTCCGGACGGTGCGTACACCTCCGTGGAGCCCGCCGATGACGCGATCCGGCCCGACGGGACGGCGGAGGTCGCCGAGACCCTGCACATCGGCCGGCTGGGCGTGCTGGACGCGGACTACGCGCCGCTGGTGATCGACTGGCGGGCGCCCGCGGCGGCGCCGTTCTACCGGGCGACGCCGGTCGCGCCCGGCCGGGTCGTGCGGCGGCGCGTCATCCGCTCCAAGGGCCGCAAGGTGCTGGGCGTCGAGGACGACCTGCTGCGCCCGGAGCTGACGACGGGGCTGCCGGTGGTGGGGGACGGCGCGCTGATGGCCGCGCTGGGCCAGGCGCGCAGCCACACGATGCGGGACATCGTCTCCAGCATCCAGGCCGAGCAGGACGTGGTGATCAGGGCCCCCGCGGCCTCCGTCACGGAGGTGACCGGCGGGCCCGGCACGGGGAAGACGGCCGTGGCCCTGCACCGGGCGGCGTACCTGCTGTACCAGGACCGGCGCCGGTACGCGGGCGGGATCCTGGTGGTCAGCCCGACGCCGCTGCTGGTGGCGTACACCGAGGGCGTGCTGCCCTCGCTGGGCGAGGAGGGGCAGGTCGCGATCCGCGCCGTGGGCTCGCTCGTGGACGGTGCCGAGGCGACCACGTACGACGATCCGGCGGTCGCCCGGATCAAGGGCTCGCTGCGGATGCTGAGGGTGCTGCGCAAGGCGGCCCGGGGCGTGCTGGAGCACGGGTCCGGGCAGGGTCGCTGCCCGGACCGGCTGCGGGTGGTGGCGTTCGGGCGGCGGCTGGAGCTGGACGCCGAGGAGCTGTCCGGGATCCGGCACGCCGTGCTGAGCGGTACGGCGCCGGTGAACCTGCTGCGGCCCCGGGCCCGCCGTCTGCTGCTGGACGCGCTGTGGCGCAAGGCCGGGCGCCGTTTCGAGGACCCGGAGCTGGCCGCCGAGGAGCGGCAGGGCTTCGACGAGGACGTCTCCACCGAGCAGGAGTTCGTGGACTTCCTGGCCGCGTGGTGGCCGGTGCTGACCCCGCGCGGGGTGCTGGCGGCGCTCTCCGACGAGAAGCGGCTGGGGCGCTGGGCGCGGCGGGTCCTGACGCCGCCCGAGGTGCGCCGGGTGGCGCGCTCGCTGCGCCGGCTGGACCCCGCGGGCAACGGGGCGCTGTCCGTGCACGACGTCGCGATGCTGGACGAGCTGGAAGCGCTGCTGGGCCCGCCGCCGAAGGTGCGCACCCGGGAGGCGGACCCGCTGGACCAGCTGACCGGTCTGGAGGAGGTCACCACCTTCGCCGACCGGATGGCGGCCGGGCGGCGCAGCCGGCAGGACCGGCTGGACGCGGAGCGCACGGAGTACGCGCACGTGATCGTCGACGAGGCGCAGGACCTCACCCCGATGCAGTGGCGCATGGTGGGCCGCCGGGGCCGTGCCGCGACCTGGACGGTGGTCGGCGACCCCGCGCAGAGTTCGTGGACCGACCCGGACGAGGCGGCCCTGGCCCGTGACGAGGCCCTGGGGACGCGTCCGCGCCGCCGTTTCACCCTCACCGTGAACTACCGCAACCCGGCCGAGATCGCGGACCTGGCGGCGAAGGTGCTGGCGCTGGCCATGCCGGGCAGCGAGGCGCCGCGCGCGGTGCGTTCGACGGGGCTGGTGCCCCGGTTCGCGGTGACCGCCGACGGCGGCCCCGGCGAGGCGGTGCGCGCGGAGGCGGAGCGGCTGCTGGGCGAGGTCGAGGGCACGGTGGGCGTGGTCGTGGCCATGGGCCGCCGTGAGGAGGCCCGGGGCTGGCTGGCGGGGCTGGGCGAGCGCGTCGTGGCGCTGGGCAGCCTGGAGGCCAAGGGGCTGGAGTACGACGCGACGCTGGTCGTCTCGCCCGCGGAGATCGCGGACGAGTCGCCGGCGGGGCTGCGGGTGCTGTACGTGGCCCTGACCCGGGCCACGCAGCGGCTGACGGTGCTCTCCGGCTCCCGCGACCTGCCGGACGGCGCCGGCGTCCCGGACCTGCTGCGGGACTGAGCCGTCTCATGACGACGGCGGGGCGCCCCTCTGGGAGGGGCGCCCCGCCGGACGTATGTGACACCGACCCGCCATGCTCGCCTCGCGGCAAGTGGGCGCTCGAAGCGCCTATGGTTGGGCCCGGGGGCTTGGATCGAGCCGGTGCCTCACCCAGGCTAACAAACGATCCGAGATTGTCATTCCGTCCGTGTGCGCCGTTCCGGTGGCGGGTGGGGGAACATTAAGCACACAAGCTTCCGTTGACCCCCATCGCTACTCGACATTCTGTTGTAGGGCCCCCGGGTTTACGCGTACCCACCAGTAGGTGGCAGCATCGAGGGCGCACAACCAGCGACAGCGGAGGAACAGCGGCCATGGCAACGGCGCCGAGCGTCTCGTACTCAATCACGGTGCGGCTGGAGGTACCCGCGAGCGGATCCGCGGTCAGCCAGCTCACCACGGCCGTGGAAGCCTCCGGTGGCGCCGTCCACGGCCTCGACGTGACCGCTTCCGGCCACGAGAAGCTGCGGATCGACGTGACCATCGCGGCCACCTCGACGGCCCACGCGGACGAGATCGTCGCCAAGCTGGCGCAGATCGAGGGCGTCGCGATCGGCAAGGTCTCCGACCGCACGTTCCTGATGCACCTCGGCGGCAAGATCGAGATGGCGTCGAAGCACCCCATCCGCAACCGTGACGACCTCTCCATGGTCTACACCCCCGGTGTGGCCCGGGTCTGCATGGCGATCGCCAAGAACCCCGAGGACGCCCGCCGGCTGACCATCAAGCGCAACAGCGTCGCGGTGGTCACCGACGGCTCGGCCGTGCTGGGCCTCGGCAACATCGGGCCCAAGGCCGCGCTGCCGGTCATGGAGGGCAAGGCGGCCCTGTTCAAGCGCTTCGCGGGCATCGACGCCTGGCCGATCTGCCTGGACACCCAGGACACCGACGCGATCGTGGAGATCGTCAAGGCGATCGCCCCCGGCTTCGCCGGCATCAACCTGGAGGACATCTCGGCGCCCCGCTGCTTCGAGATCGAGGCCCGGCTGCGCGAGGCCCTGGACATCCCGGTCTTCCACGACGACCAGCACGGCACCGCCATCGTGGTGCTCGCGGCGCTGACCAACGCGCTGCGCGTGGTCGGCAAGCAGATCGGCGACGTACGGGTCGTCATGTCGGGTGCGGGTGCCGCCGGCACGGCCATCCTCAAGCTGCTGCTCGCGGCGGGCGTCAAGCACGCCGTCGTGGCGGACATCCACGGCGTCGTGCACAGCGGCCGGCAGGACCTGGTCGACGCGGGCCCCGGGACGGCGCTGCGCTGGATCGCCGACAACACCAACCCGGAGGAGATCACCGGGACCCTGAAGGAGGCCGTGCGCGGCGCGGACGTCTTCATCGGTGTCTCCGCCCCCAACGTCCTGGACGGCGAGGACGTCGCGGCCATGGCCGACGGCGCCATCGTCTTCGCCCTGGCCAACCCCGACCCCGAGGTGGACCCGGCGGTCGCCCGGGAGACCGCCGCAGTGGTCGCCACGGGCCGCAGCGACTTCCCGAACCAGATCAACAACGTGCTGGTCTTCCCGGGCGTCTTCCGCGGCCTGCTGGACGCCCAGAGCCGCACGGTGAACACCGAGATGATGCTCGCGGCGGCGACCGCCCTCGCGGACGTCGTCAGCGAGGACGAGCTCAACCCGAACTACATCATCCCGAGCGTCTTCAACGACAAGGTCGCGGGCGCCGTCGCCGGTGCCGTCCGTGAGGCCGCCAAGTCGCAGGGCCTCACCGCGACACCGTAACGACGGAGCGTCATCGAGCCGCACACGTCCCGCTTTTTGTGTGACTCTCCCGGGTGCCGGATTGGCGTTTCCCCCAGAAATAGGGGCAGGATGCGTACCTGGGCGGTGAGGGCCGCACCGCAGAAGCGCGATGAGCGTCTTCACAATGCGTCTTCCCCGACGGTCGACGTTGGGGGTTTCCATGCAAGGAGTACTTAGATGAACCGCAGTGAGCTGGTGGCCGCGCTGTCCGAGCGCGCCGAGGTGACCCGCAAGGACGCCGACGCCGTTCTGGCCGCGTTCGCCGAGGTCGTCGGCGAGATCGTCGCCAAGGGCGACGAGAAGGTCACCATCCCCGGCTTCCTCACCTTCGAGCGCAGCCACCGCGCCGCGCGCACCGCGCGCAACCCGCAGACCGGTGACCCGATCCAGATCCCGGCCGGCTACAGCGTGAAGGTCTCCGCGGGCTCGAAGCTCAAGGAAGCCGCCAAGGGCAAGTAGTTCCGCGCCTACCGCGACAACCGAAAGGGCGGCCTCCCCGTGGGGAGGCCGCCCTTCGTGTGTTCCGGGTGGTGGGTGCCGGGTCAGTCCGCGGCGGGCAGCTCGACCTTCGCGCCGAGCTTCTCCAGCTTGCCCATGAAGTTCTCGTAGCCGCGGTTGATCAGGTCGATGCCGTGCACCCGGGAGGTGCCCTGCGCCGCCAGGGCCGCGATGAGGTACGAGAAGCCGCCGCGCAGGTCGGGGATGACCAGGTCGGCGCCCTGC includes:
- a CDS encoding NarK/NasA family nitrate transporter; translation: MTAASTTARKGGRWIERWDPEDEGSWENGGRRVAHRNLLFSVLSEHVGFSVWTLWSVMVLFMGPEYGIDPAGKFFLVAMATAVGALVRVPYTFAVARFGGRNWTVLSALMLLLPTIAAAVVMEPGTSYGTFLAVAALTGVGGGNFASSMTNINSFFPLRKKGWALGLNAGGGNIGVPVVQLVGLLVIGTAGAGHPRLLLAVYIPLIVVAATLAALYMDNLAPVRNDTGAAALAVKDAHTWIMSFLYIGTFGSFIGYSFAFGLVLQNQFARTPLQAASVTFVGPLLGSLIRPVGGRLADRFGGARITLWNFLAMAAATAVIVLASAQKSLALFSGAFVALFILTGLGNGSTYKMIPGIYAAKAAAKGLTGEAAASYGRRLSGAAMGLIGAVGALGGLGINLAFRQSFLTRGTGTPAFVTFLAVYAVCFAVTWAVYLRRPAPAPAPAAVPGAGAEPEPRLSYAEV
- a CDS encoding uroporphyrinogen-III synthase, with translation MQVRHPDVLPLAGFTVGVTAARRADELCALLERRGAVVMRAPALRIVPLPDDTELLAATKRLLDRGPDVVVATTAIGFRGWIEAADGWGLGEPLLERLRHVELLARGPKVRGAIRAAGLRESWSPASESMAEVLDRLLDEGVDGRRVAVQLHGEPVPGFSEALRAAGAEVVSVPVYRWMPPEDLGPVDRLIDAAVARGLDAVAFTSAPAAASLLDRADRRGLRGELLDALRHDILPACVGPVTALPLQAHEVPTAQPERFRLGPLVQLLAAELPGRVRPLPVAGRRLEIRGHAVVVDGELRAVPPAGMALLRALARRPGWVVSRADLLRVLPGAGRDEHAVETAMARLRAALGVPKLIQTVVKRGYRLALDPAADAKYASA
- a CDS encoding AAA family ATPase, with the translated sequence MAAVRDTEIAVEQTHLDRVYDRLEEKIHEAEFLMDDAVKRGQVGTPGALAERDAQVFRAGLHLNRLNAEFEDFLFGRIDLLLGKDGKKGPDGAYTSVEPADDAIRPDGTAEVAETLHIGRLGVLDADYAPLVIDWRAPAAAPFYRATPVAPGRVVRRRVIRSKGRKVLGVEDDLLRPELTTGLPVVGDGALMAALGQARSHTMRDIVSSIQAEQDVVIRAPAASVTEVTGGPGTGKTAVALHRAAYLLYQDRRRYAGGILVVSPTPLLVAYTEGVLPSLGEEGQVAIRAVGSLVDGAEATTYDDPAVARIKGSLRMLRVLRKAARGVLEHGSGQGRCPDRLRVVAFGRRLELDAEELSGIRHAVLSGTAPVNLLRPRARRLLLDALWRKAGRRFEDPELAAEERQGFDEDVSTEQEFVDFLAAWWPVLTPRGVLAALSDEKRLGRWARRVLTPPEVRRVARSLRRLDPAGNGALSVHDVAMLDELEALLGPPPKVRTREADPLDQLTGLEEVTTFADRMAAGRRSRQDRLDAERTEYAHVIVDEAQDLTPMQWRMVGRRGRAATWTVVGDPAQSSWTDPDEAALARDEALGTRPRRRFTLTVNYRNPAEIADLAAKVLALAMPGSEAPRAVRSTGLVPRFAVTADGGPGEAVRAEAERLLGEVEGTVGVVVAMGRREEARGWLAGLGERVVALGSLEAKGLEYDATLVVSPAEIADESPAGLRVLYVALTRATQRLTVLSGSRDLPDGAGVPDLLRD
- a CDS encoding NAD-dependent malic enzyme yields the protein MATAPSVSYSITVRLEVPASGSAVSQLTTAVEASGGAVHGLDVTASGHEKLRIDVTIAATSTAHADEIVAKLAQIEGVAIGKVSDRTFLMHLGGKIEMASKHPIRNRDDLSMVYTPGVARVCMAIAKNPEDARRLTIKRNSVAVVTDGSAVLGLGNIGPKAALPVMEGKAALFKRFAGIDAWPICLDTQDTDAIVEIVKAIAPGFAGINLEDISAPRCFEIEARLREALDIPVFHDDQHGTAIVVLAALTNALRVVGKQIGDVRVVMSGAGAAGTAILKLLLAAGVKHAVVADIHGVVHSGRQDLVDAGPGTALRWIADNTNPEEITGTLKEAVRGADVFIGVSAPNVLDGEDVAAMADGAIVFALANPDPEVDPAVARETAAVVATGRSDFPNQINNVLVFPGVFRGLLDAQSRTVNTEMMLAAATALADVVSEDELNPNYIIPSVFNDKVAGAVAGAVREAAKSQGLTATP
- a CDS encoding HU family DNA-binding protein; translation: MNRSELVAALSERAEVTRKDADAVLAAFAEVVGEIVAKGDEKVTIPGFLTFERSHRAARTARNPQTGDPIQIPAGYSVKVSAGSKLKEAAKGK